From a region of the Citricoccus muralis genome:
- a CDS encoding FMN-binding glutamate synthase family protein: MNNRLLIIGGLTTLVLILVIAYLVGFWAWIFLCLVALLLVGLAIWDLTQKRHAILRNFPVIGHMRYLLESIRPEIQQYFIERNFDGKPFDRDTRSIVYSRSKGADDHKAFGTERDTGRIGYEFLLHSTAPVAPPEKIPTVRIGGPDCRQPYDLSLMNISSMSFGSLSKNAVVAMNKGAGLGGFVHETGEGGLTKYHRGNGADLFWEIGSGYFGCRTEAGRFNPESFAEKATLPEVKGITIKLSQGAKPGLGGVLPGPKVTPEIAEAREVPVGVDCISPASHSAFSTPREMVRFIGQLRELSDGKPVGIKFCVGSRTDVLAMCKAIWEERTAPDYIIVDGSEGGTGAAPLEYSDHVGTPLTEGLMLVHNALVGTGLRHMVKLGAAGKVATGSDIVKRLIQGADFTMSARAMMMATGCIQAQKCHTNHCPVGVATQDPRLTPALDVEDKSKRVHNYQKLTVREAVQIMASMGLNHPSQLNTRMLRRRVDHLNTRSYASIYHWLREDELLNEPPRGWAADWREADADHFGEHAPVGYLTEPDPQWRNELDVQTSAMSLGDLRASLRSGETQRPVPTPAGSAGAHAAVGAGRGGEPARKAAASSAAGSGSGTNSAGDRRGEGQSEGEGEPRSEGRPPERNAEEKDIDGARPRRSGSDTGSTPVVSNEPRPEGRLGS, from the coding sequence ATGAACAACCGCCTCCTCATCATCGGCGGGCTCACCACGCTCGTCCTCATCCTGGTCATCGCCTACCTGGTCGGGTTCTGGGCGTGGATCTTCCTCTGCCTGGTCGCCCTGCTGCTGGTGGGGCTGGCCATCTGGGACTTGACCCAGAAGCGGCATGCGATCCTGCGGAACTTTCCGGTGATCGGGCACATGCGGTACCTGCTGGAGTCGATCCGTCCGGAGATCCAGCAGTACTTCATCGAGCGGAACTTCGACGGAAAGCCATTCGACCGGGACACCCGCTCGATCGTGTACTCGCGGTCCAAGGGCGCGGATGACCACAAGGCCTTCGGCACCGAGCGGGACACCGGTCGGATCGGCTACGAGTTCCTCCTGCACTCCACGGCCCCCGTGGCGCCGCCGGAGAAGATCCCCACTGTGCGGATCGGCGGCCCTGACTGCCGCCAGCCCTATGACCTGTCCCTGATGAACATCTCGTCCATGTCCTTCGGCTCGCTGTCCAAGAATGCGGTGGTGGCCATGAACAAGGGGGCCGGCCTGGGTGGGTTCGTCCACGAGACCGGCGAGGGTGGGCTGACGAAGTATCACCGCGGCAATGGGGCTGACCTGTTCTGGGAGATCGGCTCCGGCTACTTCGGCTGCCGCACCGAGGCCGGCCGGTTCAACCCGGAGAGCTTCGCGGAGAAGGCCACCCTGCCGGAGGTCAAGGGCATCACCATCAAGCTCTCCCAGGGGGCCAAGCCCGGGCTCGGTGGCGTGCTGCCCGGCCCCAAGGTCACCCCGGAGATCGCCGAGGCGCGCGAGGTGCCGGTCGGCGTCGACTGCATCTCCCCGGCCTCCCATTCGGCCTTCAGTACTCCCCGGGAGATGGTCCGGTTCATCGGCCAGCTGCGCGAGCTCTCCGACGGCAAGCCGGTCGGCATCAAGTTCTGCGTGGGCTCGCGCACGGACGTGCTGGCCATGTGCAAGGCCATCTGGGAGGAGCGGACCGCTCCGGACTACATCATCGTGGACGGCTCTGAGGGTGGCACCGGCGCCGCCCCGCTGGAGTACTCCGACCATGTGGGCACCCCGCTGACCGAGGGCCTCATGCTGGTTCACAACGCCCTGGTCGGGACGGGCCTGCGGCACATGGTCAAGCTGGGCGCCGCCGGCAAGGTCGCCACCGGATCGGACATCGTCAAACGGCTGATCCAGGGCGCCGACTTCACCATGTCCGCCCGCGCCATGATGATGGCCACCGGATGCATCCAGGCCCAGAAGTGTCACACGAACCACTGCCCCGTGGGCGTGGCCACGCAGGACCCGCGGCTGACGCCGGCGTTGGACGTGGAGGACAAGTCGAAGCGCGTGCACAACTACCAGAAGCTCACCGTCCGCGAGGCCGTGCAGATCATGGCGTCGATGGGCCTGAACCACCCGTCCCAACTGAACACCCGCATGCTGCGCCGCCGCGTGGACCACCTCAACACCCGCTCCTACGCTTCCATCTACCACTGGCTGCGTGAGGACGAACTGCTCAACGAGCCGCCGCGCGGCTGGGCCGCCGACTGGCGGGAGGCGGACGCCGACCACTTCGGCGAGCATGCCCCCGTCGGCTACCTGACCGAGCCGGATCCGCAGTGGCGTAACGAACTGGACGTGCAGACCTCCGCGATGTCCCTCGGCGACCTGCGCGCCTCCCTGCGCTCCGGTGAAACGCAACGGCCCGTCCCGACGCCGGCCGGTTCCGCCGGTGCCCATGCCGCCGTGGGAGCGGGGCGCGGCGGGGAGCCTGCTCGGAAGGCGGCCGCCAGCTCGGCCGCAGGCTCAGGCTCGGGTACCAACTCGGCCGGCGATCGCCGTGGCGAGGGGCAGAGCGAGGGGGAGGGCGAACCGCGTTCCGAGGGTCGCCCGCCCGAGCGGAATGCCGAGGAGAAGGACATCGACGGCGCGCGGCCCCGGCGCTCCGGCTCGGACACCGGATCCACCCCCGTGGTCAGCAACGAGCCCCGGCCGGAGGGCCGGCTGGGGTCCTGA
- a CDS encoding acyl-CoA thioesterase has protein sequence MHLIFRTLLLLITSRRRSKLGVWDSSSLPLRALPTDVDIAVHVNNGMYFSLMDLGRFDLMVRAGVWDLMRKKKWSPVVQAEQIAFRKSVNLWQRYTLETRIIGLDDKSIWFEQRFVVDGEVYVRAHVATRLLGPDGPVSNEEILTAVAEELGQPKPAELELPEWLHEWRTNVALPGSRKPAPHLW, from the coding sequence ATGCACCTGATCTTCCGTACCCTGCTGTTGCTCATCACCTCGCGGCGCCGCTCCAAGCTGGGCGTCTGGGACAGTTCCTCGCTGCCGCTGAGGGCCCTGCCGACCGACGTGGACATCGCGGTGCACGTCAACAACGGGATGTACTTCTCCCTCATGGACCTGGGCCGCTTCGACCTGATGGTCCGTGCCGGTGTCTGGGACCTGATGCGGAAGAAGAAGTGGTCGCCGGTGGTGCAGGCCGAACAGATCGCCTTCCGGAAATCGGTGAACCTGTGGCAGCGCTACACCTTGGAGACCCGGATCATCGGCCTGGATGACAAGTCCATCTGGTTCGAGCAGCGCTTCGTGGTGGACGGCGAGGTCTACGTCAGGGCCCATGTCGCCACCCGGCTCCTTGGTCCCGACGGCCCGGTGTCCAACGAGGAGATCCTGACTGCGGTCGCCGAGGAGCTCGGTCAGCCGAAGCCAGCCGAACTCGAGTTGCCTGAATGGCTGCACGAGTGGCGCACCAACGTCGCCCTCCCGGGCTCCCGGAAGCCGGCCCCTCACCTCTGGTGA
- a CDS encoding acyl-CoA dehydrogenase family protein — MTEIPARTERAPDAAGSPFPGATEPAYDVTSPLDIDYYGAFRAIPAADREIWERTRKAAAAVADQMAEGWDRHEYPIEAATSLGRHQLFNDGLTHPDLEQFSPLATGLVNMELSRVDGSLGTVLAVQGGLALRTLVYFGSQEQQERYVKRIASGEVLGSFALTEPDHGSDSSGLATRATRTGAGWVLRGAKKWIGNGASGGVTFVWARVDSEGEEDHGAVRCFLVPQETPGYRAEVIAGKGALRAIDQALIHLDDVELPEEALLPGAHSFKDTSRVLYATRAGVAWSALGHATACFESALAYSQQRVQFGKKLAQHQMVQEKLTRLLSHLVAMQMYCVNLAHLESEGLLRPTQASLAKYHNTRTARLIASEARDMLGGNGILLENGVIRHQADIEAIHTYEGTESVQALLIGRDLTGFSAFA, encoded by the coding sequence ATGACTGAGATCCCTGCCCGCACCGAGCGTGCGCCCGACGCCGCCGGATCACCGTTCCCCGGCGCCACCGAACCCGCCTATGACGTCACCAGCCCGCTGGACATCGACTACTACGGCGCCTTCCGGGCCATCCCCGCCGCGGACCGCGAGATCTGGGAGCGGACGCGCAAGGCTGCCGCCGCCGTCGCCGATCAGATGGCTGAGGGCTGGGACCGTCATGAATACCCGATCGAGGCGGCCACCAGCCTCGGGCGTCACCAGCTGTTCAACGACGGGCTAACCCATCCGGACCTGGAGCAGTTCTCCCCGCTGGCCACCGGCCTGGTCAACATGGAGCTCTCCCGCGTGGACGGCTCCCTGGGCACCGTGCTGGCGGTCCAGGGTGGGCTCGCCTTGCGCACCCTCGTGTACTTCGGCAGTCAGGAGCAGCAGGAGCGGTACGTGAAGCGCATCGCCTCGGGGGAGGTGCTCGGATCCTTTGCGCTGACCGAACCGGACCACGGTTCCGACTCCTCGGGACTGGCCACCCGGGCCACCCGCACCGGGGCCGGCTGGGTGCTGCGGGGCGCCAAGAAGTGGATCGGCAACGGGGCCTCGGGCGGCGTGACCTTCGTCTGGGCGCGCGTGGACTCCGAGGGCGAGGAGGACCACGGAGCGGTCCGCTGCTTCCTCGTCCCGCAGGAGACCCCGGGCTACCGGGCCGAGGTCATCGCCGGCAAGGGTGCGTTGCGTGCCATCGACCAGGCTCTGATCCACCTGGACGACGTGGAGTTGCCCGAGGAGGCCCTGCTGCCCGGCGCGCACTCGTTCAAGGACACCTCCAGGGTCCTCTATGCCACCCGCGCCGGCGTGGCGTGGTCCGCGCTCGGCCATGCCACGGCCTGCTTCGAGTCTGCGCTGGCCTACTCGCAACAGCGGGTGCAGTTCGGCAAGAAGCTGGCCCAGCACCAGATGGTCCAGGAGAAGCTGACCCGGTTGCTCTCCCACCTGGTGGCCATGCAGATGTACTGCGTGAACCTGGCACACCTCGAGTCCGAGGGCCTCCTCCGGCCCACCCAGGCCTCCCTGGCGAAATACCACAACACCCGCACCGCCCGCCTGATCGCCTCCGAGGCCCGGGACATGCTCGGCGGCAATGGCATCCTGCTCGAGAACGGGGTCATCCGCCACCAGGCGGATATCGAGGCGATCCATACCTACGAGGGCACGGAGTCCGTTCAGGCTCTGCTGATCGGGCGCGACCTCACCGGGTTCAGCGCCTTCGCGTAG
- a CDS encoding TetR/AcrR family transcriptional regulator, giving the protein MTLEPAQSRSVEVRSLVVEAAVELFSERGFEATSVDDLARAAGLSRSTYFRQVGGKEDAVFADHPHLIEELAAWMDEQPSDPWTTVCAASERVFAHLSEDLELARRRYAVVGGVQALRDREIVTERRYEQLFSGHLRRTVPGLEPVDAIGFAALVTATHNHFLRQAVRSGGDGGNGDSGDMEGSGGTASNGDSGGHGDREAAAQLTARYAEALDRALAMVRLRFGVGSPADAETGAGPGHAPHPADDAGAAAGADLADDSGRVPDPALVPGQVVVASFPTTMPSGEVLRRVRQALESNASS; this is encoded by the coding sequence ATGACTCTGGAACCTGCGCAGTCCCGATCCGTCGAGGTTCGATCCCTGGTGGTCGAGGCCGCCGTGGAACTCTTCAGCGAGCGGGGCTTCGAGGCCACCAGCGTGGACGACCTGGCACGCGCCGCCGGGCTGTCCCGTTCCACCTACTTCCGTCAGGTCGGCGGCAAGGAAGATGCAGTCTTCGCGGACCACCCGCACCTGATCGAGGAGCTCGCCGCGTGGATGGACGAGCAGCCGAGCGATCCCTGGACCACCGTGTGCGCCGCCTCGGAGCGGGTCTTCGCGCACCTGTCCGAGGACCTGGAGTTGGCGCGCCGCCGGTATGCCGTGGTCGGCGGGGTGCAGGCCCTGCGCGACCGCGAGATCGTCACGGAACGCCGCTACGAGCAGCTCTTCTCCGGGCATCTGCGCCGGACCGTGCCCGGCCTCGAGCCCGTGGACGCCATCGGGTTCGCCGCCCTCGTCACGGCCACCCACAACCACTTCCTGCGCCAGGCCGTCCGCAGCGGTGGCGACGGGGGCAATGGTGACAGTGGGGATATGGAGGGCAGCGGGGGCACTGCCAGCAACGGTGACAGCGGTGGCCACGGTGACAGGGAAGCGGCCGCCCAGCTCACGGCGCGCTATGCGGAGGCGCTGGACCGGGCGCTGGCCATGGTCCGGCTGCGTTTCGGGGTGGGTTCCCCGGCGGATGCCGAGACGGGGGCCGGTCCGGGGCATGCACCGCACCCCGCGGACGACGCCGGCGCGGCAGCGGGTGCGGACCTCGCCGACGACTCCGGCCGGGTTCCGGACCCCGCCCTCGTGCCCGGCCAGGTGGTGGTCGCCAGCTTTCCCACGACGATGCCCTCGGGCGAGGTGCTGCGCCGAGTCCGCCAGGCGCTGGAGTCGAACGCCTCCAGTTGA
- a CDS encoding MAE_28990/MAE_18760 family HEPN-like nuclease → MAAQTTEAFADGLDQAFSWRRMEIEAMRTEVQRLNPDQLHRPYSRMILRSSVALLYAHWEGYSKQVLQAYLDYVAKRRLKYGELRSELVVTAMRPKLERMVVDMEFAKSFLGDLSKLESQRAQLPKRGVVDTGSNLRYKRFAGILAALGLDIAPFETRQHLIDVRLCDARNDIAHGGESVPDPNGVLELITIVVEMMSELSTQLSNAAAQSAYRASVEPTRTDDQSH, encoded by the coding sequence ATGGCCGCTCAAACGACGGAAGCTTTTGCGGACGGCCTCGATCAAGCCTTCAGCTGGCGTCGCATGGAAATTGAAGCGATGCGGACTGAAGTTCAGCGATTGAATCCGGACCAGCTTCATCGGCCATATTCGCGAATGATCCTGCGTTCCTCCGTGGCACTTCTCTATGCGCACTGGGAAGGATATAGCAAGCAAGTGCTGCAAGCATACCTCGACTACGTTGCAAAGCGGAGACTCAAATACGGCGAACTTCGGAGTGAGCTTGTGGTTACCGCTATGCGGCCAAAGCTCGAACGTATGGTCGTGGATATGGAGTTTGCGAAGTCGTTCCTCGGCGACCTGTCGAAACTGGAGAGTCAGCGAGCGCAACTCCCGAAGCGGGGCGTTGTCGATACGGGATCAAATCTGCGGTACAAGAGATTTGCCGGGATTTTAGCGGCTCTCGGCTTAGACATAGCGCCGTTCGAGACTCGCCAGCATCTGATTGATGTTCGTCTCTGCGACGCTAGGAATGACATCGCGCATGGTGGTGAGTCAGTGCCGGATCCCAACGGTGTCCTCGAACTGATCACGATCGTGGTGGAAATGATGTCGGAACTGAGCACTCAACTTTCGAACGCGGCGGCGCAGAGTGCGTACCGGGCGTCCGTTGAGCCCACAAGGACTGATGATCAAAGTCATTGA
- a CDS encoding GmrSD restriction endonuclease domain-containing protein: protein MALIEEIEKRSREIKTDGYSMSIGEMMSLYKDGDLDVHPEFQRIFRWSEEQKARLIESILLGIPVPTIFVSQRPDGVWDVIDGVQRLSTLLQFVGVYLSEDGEQVEAEPLRSTEYLPSLGGYVWENDQEGVLSFDEVQRRDFKRAKLDFRIIKKESDKDAKYDLFQRLNSGTELSAQEARDCLLVMLNASMYRWLVQLSTNDKFKNTVPLTSRKEDEGFRQELVLRFHLYKDFDGGKGELQQEFGEYLTSWMRESAESKKFDLSAHEKAFNDVFKLLDTALGEDAFRRFDSDKNRFLGAFSISAFESIVSGLAQSYGLWKGREPEELAGRIKAMWGEEYFRDNSGTGVSARRRMPRLVHFGRGYFA, encoded by the coding sequence ATGGCCCTCATTGAAGAGATCGAAAAACGCTCCCGCGAGATTAAGACTGATGGGTACTCGATGTCCATCGGCGAGATGATGTCTCTGTACAAGGACGGTGACCTCGATGTACACCCCGAGTTTCAGCGCATCTTTCGCTGGTCAGAGGAACAGAAGGCCCGACTGATTGAGTCAATTCTCCTCGGTATTCCCGTTCCAACGATCTTTGTTTCGCAACGTCCGGATGGAGTTTGGGATGTAATCGACGGCGTCCAGCGGCTGTCGACACTCCTGCAGTTCGTCGGAGTTTACTTGAGTGAGGACGGCGAGCAGGTTGAAGCCGAGCCTCTCAGGTCGACGGAGTACCTGCCGTCGTTGGGAGGATATGTCTGGGAGAATGACCAAGAAGGGGTGCTTTCTTTCGATGAGGTCCAGCGGCGGGACTTCAAGAGGGCAAAGCTCGACTTCCGCATCATCAAAAAAGAAAGTGATAAGGACGCCAAGTATGATCTTTTTCAGCGCCTGAACTCTGGCACCGAGCTTTCGGCTCAAGAAGCTCGCGATTGTTTGTTGGTTATGCTAAATGCGTCGATGTACAGGTGGCTCGTCCAACTGAGCACAAATGATAAGTTCAAGAATACCGTCCCTTTGACTAGCCGAAAAGAAGACGAAGGGTTTCGACAGGAGCTCGTACTTCGATTCCATCTGTATAAGGATTTTGACGGAGGCAAAGGTGAACTCCAACAGGAGTTTGGCGAGTATCTCACATCCTGGATGAGAGAATCGGCCGAGTCTAAAAAATTCGATCTTAGTGCACATGAAAAAGCTTTCAATGATGTCTTCAAATTGCTTGATACAGCGCTAGGAGAAGATGCATTCCGCCGTTTTGACTCCGATAAGAACCGATTCCTCGGTGCCTTCTCGATTTCTGCATTCGAATCGATCGTCTCCGGTCTCGCGCAATCGTACGGATTGTGGAAGGGGCGAGAGCCTGAGGAGCTGGCGGGCAGAATCAAGGCGATGTGGGGAGAAGAGTACTTCCGTGACAACAGTGGAACAGGGGTGAGCGCCCGTCGACGCATGCCGCGGCTCGTTCACTTCGGTCGCGGCTACTTCGCCTGA
- a CDS encoding proline dehydrogenase family protein: MTSHPVDRSAQPANPAIPDPEELRALAPAAVEQVRTWLREARKHPSNFSAKQLAGVLKDPAGLDFTVGFVDRVVRPEDHRIAAEALADLAPQTPGFLPWYMKSAMNLGGRLAPAVAPIAVPAARKVLRELVSHLIVDATDAKLGPAIAKLQTEGIRLNINLLGEAILGQREADRRMDGIRTLIERDDVDYVSVKVSAATAPHSAWAFNEAVEEVTAHLLPLYELAASQGAADGPTGTGPTFINLDMEEYHDLDMTLAVFMRLMDNPALQDLEAGIVLQAYLPDALDAMIRLQEFAARRVAAGGAPLKVRVVKGANLPMEQVQASVTGWPAATVPSKQAADTNYKRVLNYALTPEHTRNVRIGVAGHNLFDIALAWLLVQERGLTTQWEQGGRSPDVEFEMLLGMATGQAEAVRQDVGSLLLYTPVVHPHEFDVAISYLIRRLEEGASQENFMSAVFELDTDPALFAREQDRFVASLEDLDTAIPTPARTQNRQAAALDVARGPVPEPVDGFANTPDTDPSLAANRDWGQSITANIPGSTLGTETVAAATVTSPEQVQAAVGKAVAAGEAWASLTGAERERVLGAVADSLEAHRADLLEVAAAETGKTLDQGDPEVSEAIDFARYYGRLARGLDEMPGAQFHPSKLVLVIPPWNFPVAIPTGGVLAGLASGAPVVFKPAPQSVRTGAVVFESIREGLVAGLTALDGVSADEAESLASDVVSFISIDPEQEAELGEGLIAHPDVERVILTGGYETAKLFRSVRPDLPLLAETSGKNAVIVTPSADLDLAAKDVVTSAFGHAGQKCSASSLVILVGSVATSPRFHRQLVDAANSLTVGYPEDPRSQMGPVIEVPGEKLQRGLTELGTGETWALEPRQLDGTGRLWSPGIRAGVRPGSDAHLTEYFGPVLGVMTAETLEDAIELVNAVDYGLTSGIHSLDPDEIGIWLETVNAGNLYVNRGITGAIVRRQPFGGWKRSAVGAGTKAGGPHYLHGLGSWTDAPVAASPATAILPGHSDNQGGSAGSLWADAVSASPGAVSAPAGSVQRLAEAAGLEAEDRAWLAGAAALDEQAWNEGFGVATDISGLMAERNVLRHRPVPVTIRWESGPLVHLLRVILAGRRAGAPLTVSVAEGLPAGVGQVLAGDPQVEVRVEDTAAFHARAAQLTQLPPSAPSGGDPRIRLVLDWSEPGSGAGSRSRTGVGAGAEASRAAVLALHEALDGSPDVAVYANPVVSAGDVELLPFVHEQAISITAHRFGTPDHLTDHLL, translated from the coding sequence ATGACGTCCCACCCCGTTGATCGCTCCGCCCAACCCGCAAACCCAGCTATCCCGGATCCCGAGGAATTGCGCGCACTGGCCCCGGCCGCCGTCGAGCAGGTCCGGACCTGGCTCCGGGAGGCCCGGAAGCACCCCTCGAACTTCTCGGCCAAGCAGCTGGCGGGCGTACTGAAGGACCCGGCGGGGCTGGACTTCACGGTGGGCTTCGTGGACCGGGTGGTGCGCCCCGAGGACCACCGGATCGCGGCGGAGGCACTCGCGGACCTGGCACCCCAGACGCCCGGCTTCCTGCCCTGGTACATGAAGTCGGCCATGAACCTGGGTGGCCGGCTGGCCCCCGCTGTGGCCCCGATCGCTGTGCCGGCGGCCCGCAAGGTGCTGCGCGAGCTCGTCTCCCACCTGATCGTGGACGCCACGGACGCCAAGCTTGGGCCGGCCATCGCCAAGCTGCAGACCGAGGGCATCCGCCTGAACATCAACCTGCTCGGCGAGGCCATCCTCGGCCAGCGGGAGGCCGACCGCCGGATGGACGGCATCCGCACCCTGATCGAGCGGGACGACGTGGACTACGTCTCCGTCAAGGTCTCCGCCGCCACCGCCCCGCACAGCGCCTGGGCGTTCAACGAGGCGGTCGAGGAGGTCACCGCGCACCTCCTGCCGCTCTACGAGCTCGCCGCCTCCCAGGGTGCTGCCGATGGACCCACCGGCACCGGCCCCACGTTCATCAACCTGGACATGGAGGAATACCACGACCTCGACATGACCCTGGCCGTGTTCATGCGCCTGATGGACAATCCCGCGCTCCAGGACCTCGAGGCCGGGATCGTGCTGCAGGCCTACCTGCCGGACGCCCTCGATGCCATGATCCGCCTGCAGGAGTTCGCCGCACGCCGTGTGGCCGCCGGCGGTGCCCCGCTCAAGGTCCGCGTGGTCAAGGGCGCCAACTTGCCCATGGAGCAGGTCCAGGCCTCCGTCACCGGCTGGCCCGCCGCCACGGTGCCCTCCAAGCAGGCCGCCGATACCAACTACAAGCGCGTCCTGAACTACGCCCTCACGCCCGAGCACACCCGCAACGTGCGGATCGGCGTGGCCGGGCACAACCTGTTCGACATCGCGCTGGCCTGGCTGCTGGTGCAGGAACGCGGGCTCACCACGCAGTGGGAGCAGGGTGGCCGCAGCCCGGACGTCGAGTTCGAGATGCTGCTGGGCATGGCCACCGGTCAGGCCGAGGCCGTCCGCCAGGACGTCGGCTCGCTGCTGCTCTACACGCCGGTGGTCCACCCGCACGAGTTCGACGTGGCCATCTCCTACCTGATCCGCCGCCTCGAGGAGGGGGCCAGCCAGGAGAACTTCATGTCCGCCGTCTTCGAACTGGACACGGATCCGGCACTCTTCGCCCGTGAGCAGGACCGCTTCGTGGCCTCGCTCGAGGACCTGGACACCGCCATCCCGACGCCGGCCCGCACTCAGAACCGGCAGGCTGCGGCTCTCGACGTGGCGCGCGGCCCGGTGCCGGAGCCCGTGGACGGCTTCGCCAACACCCCGGACACCGACCCGTCGCTCGCGGCAAACCGCGACTGGGGGCAGTCCATCACCGCCAACATCCCGGGATCCACGCTCGGCACCGAAACCGTGGCCGCCGCCACGGTGACCTCACCGGAGCAGGTGCAGGCCGCCGTCGGGAAGGCCGTTGCGGCGGGCGAGGCCTGGGCGAGCCTGACCGGAGCCGAGCGGGAGCGCGTGCTGGGCGCCGTGGCCGATTCCCTCGAGGCGCACCGAGCGGACCTGCTCGAGGTGGCGGCCGCCGAGACCGGCAAGACGCTGGACCAGGGTGATCCGGAGGTCTCCGAGGCCATCGACTTCGCGCGGTACTACGGCCGGCTGGCCCGCGGCCTCGACGAGATGCCCGGCGCCCAGTTCCACCCGTCCAAGCTCGTGCTCGTCATCCCCCCGTGGAACTTCCCCGTGGCCATCCCGACGGGCGGCGTGCTCGCCGGGCTGGCCTCCGGGGCGCCCGTGGTGTTCAAGCCGGCCCCGCAGTCGGTCCGAACCGGGGCCGTCGTCTTTGAATCCATTCGTGAAGGCCTCGTGGCCGGGCTCACCGCGCTGGACGGCGTCAGTGCCGACGAGGCCGAGTCGCTCGCCTCGGACGTGGTGAGCTTCATCAGCATCGACCCGGAGCAGGAGGCCGAACTCGGTGAGGGACTCATCGCGCACCCGGACGTGGAACGGGTCATCCTGACCGGCGGCTATGAGACGGCGAAGCTGTTCCGTTCCGTCCGCCCGGACCTGCCGCTGCTCGCCGAGACCTCCGGCAAGAACGCGGTCATCGTGACCCCAAGTGCCGACCTGGACCTGGCCGCCAAGGACGTGGTGACCTCCGCGTTCGGCCATGCCGGGCAGAAGTGCTCGGCGTCCTCCCTGGTGATCCTCGTCGGCTCCGTGGCCACCTCTCCGCGCTTCCACCGCCAGTTGGTGGACGCCGCGAACTCCCTGACCGTGGGCTACCCGGAGGATCCGCGCTCGCAGATGGGCCCCGTGATCGAGGTCCCGGGCGAGAAACTGCAGCGGGGCCTGACCGAGCTGGGCACCGGAGAGACCTGGGCGCTGGAACCGCGTCAGCTGGACGGGACCGGCCGGCTCTGGAGCCCTGGCATCCGTGCCGGGGTCCGCCCAGGCTCGGACGCGCATCTCACCGAGTACTTCGGGCCCGTGCTCGGCGTGATGACCGCGGAGACGCTCGAGGACGCCATCGAGCTCGTCAATGCCGTGGACTACGGCCTGACCTCCGGCATCCACTCCCTGGACCCGGACGAGATCGGGATCTGGCTGGAGACGGTGAACGCCGGCAACCTCTACGTCAACCGCGGCATCACCGGCGCGATCGTCCGCCGCCAACCCTTCGGTGGCTGGAAGCGCTCCGCCGTCGGCGCCGGCACCAAGGCCGGTGGCCCGCACTACCTGCATGGACTGGGGTCCTGGACGGACGCTCCGGTCGCCGCTTCCCCGGCCACAGCCATCCTGCCTGGCCACAGCGATAATCAGGGTGGCTCGGCAGGCTCGTTGTGGGCCGACGCCGTCTCCGCCTCGCCAGGAGCCGTCTCCGCCCCGGCGGGGTCCGTCCAGCGACTGGCCGAGGCCGCGGGTCTGGAGGCCGAGGACCGCGCATGGCTGGCCGGCGCCGCTGCCCTGGACGAGCAGGCGTGGAACGAGGGCTTCGGCGTGGCCACGGACATCTCCGGACTGATGGCGGAGCGCAACGTGCTGCGCCACCGCCCGGTCCCGGTGACCATCCGCTGGGAGTCCGGCCCGCTGGTGCACCTGCTGCGCGTGATCTTGGCCGGCCGCCGGGCCGGGGCACCGCTCACGGTGAGCGTGGCGGAGGGGCTGCCGGCCGGCGTCGGGCAGGTCTTGGCGGGCGATCCGCAGGTGGAGGTGCGGGTGGAGGACACTGCGGCGTTCCACGCCCGGGCCGCGCAGCTGACCCAGCTGCCGCCGTCCGCGCCCTCCGGCGGGGATCCGCGCATTCGCCTCGTGCTGGACTGGAGCGAGCCCGGCTCAGGAGCCGGGTCCCGCTCCCGGACCGGAGTTGGGGCAGGGGCCGAGGCGTCCCGTGCGGCCGTGCTGGCCCTGCATGAGGCCCTCGACGGTTCGCCGGACGTGGCCGTCTATGCGAATCCCGTGGTCTCGGCCGGAGATGTGGAGCTGCTGCCCTTCGTGCATGAGCAGGCCATCTCGATCACGGCCCACCGCTTCGGCACCCCGGACCACCTGACCGACCACCTGCTCTGA